From a region of the Streptomyces sp. B21-083 genome:
- a CDS encoding MFS transporter → MDPSDSSTGNDSDSQPTVPPNDPRPARRRLAMDTRPLRRPAYRRLWSSTAVTAVGSQLTAVAVPKQIYDITGSSAWVGYASLAGLLPLVVFALWGGAIADSMDRRKLLLITNTGIAVTSLLFWIQALVGLDSVATLMLLLALQQAFFGLNSPARSAVVAQLVPEEEFAAANALGTTVMQTGLVAGPLLAGALIPVIGLAELYLLDALALCVTLWSVFRLPALPPGPAASRKAGAQEIVAGFRYIALHKVLLLSFLADIVAMVFGMPRALFPQLAAQTYAPYGEGLALGLLFAAIPVGAVLGGLFSGTFSRARRHGWMVIGAVVAWGLAITGFGLSGSLWVAVTFLVVAGVADLVSSVFRVAILLSAATDEMRGRMQGVFTVVVVGGPRLADLLHGTTASALGPRTAVAGGGLLVVAVTLALTAAMPALRRYRV, encoded by the coding sequence GTGGACCCCAGCGACAGCAGCACCGGCAACGACTCGGACTCTCAGCCGACCGTGCCCCCGAACGACCCTCGCCCGGCCAGGCGCCGCCTGGCCATGGACACCCGGCCCCTGCGCCGCCCCGCCTACCGCCGCCTGTGGTCCTCGACCGCCGTCACCGCCGTCGGCAGCCAGCTCACCGCCGTCGCCGTGCCCAAGCAGATCTACGACATCACCGGCTCCTCCGCGTGGGTCGGCTACGCGAGCCTGGCAGGGCTCCTGCCCCTGGTCGTGTTCGCCCTGTGGGGCGGCGCGATCGCCGACAGCATGGACCGCCGCAAGCTGCTGCTGATCACCAACACCGGCATCGCCGTCACCTCGCTGCTGTTCTGGATCCAGGCCCTCGTCGGCCTCGACTCGGTGGCGACCCTGATGCTCCTGCTCGCCCTCCAGCAGGCGTTCTTCGGCCTGAACTCACCGGCCCGCAGTGCCGTCGTCGCCCAGCTGGTCCCCGAGGAGGAGTTCGCCGCGGCCAACGCCCTCGGTACGACCGTCATGCAGACCGGCCTGGTCGCGGGACCGCTGCTCGCCGGCGCCCTGATACCCGTCATCGGTCTCGCCGAGCTGTATCTGCTCGACGCGCTCGCCCTGTGCGTCACCCTGTGGTCCGTCTTCCGGCTGCCCGCGCTGCCGCCGGGCCCGGCGGCCTCCCGGAAGGCGGGCGCCCAGGAGATCGTGGCCGGCTTCCGCTACATCGCCCTGCACAAGGTGCTCCTGCTCTCCTTCCTCGCGGACATCGTCGCCATGGTCTTCGGCATGCCCCGCGCCCTGTTCCCGCAGCTGGCCGCCCAGACGTACGCCCCCTACGGGGAGGGACTCGCCCTCGGCCTGCTGTTCGCGGCGATCCCCGTGGGCGCGGTGCTCGGCGGACTGTTCTCCGGCACGTTCTCGCGGGCGCGCCGGCACGGCTGGATGGTGATCGGCGCGGTCGTCGCCTGGGGGCTGGCGATCACCGGGTTCGGGCTGAGCGGCAGCCTGTGGGTGGCGGTGACGTTCCTGGTCGTCGCCGGAGTCGCCGACCTGGTCTCCAGCGTCTTCCGGGTGGCGATCCTGCTGTCGGCGGCGACCGACGAGATGCGCGGCCGGATGCAGGGCGTCTTCACGGTGGTCGTCGTGGGCGGTCCCCGACTGGCCGACCTGCTGCACGGCACCACGGCATCCGCCCTGGGCCCCCGCACGGCCGTCGCCGGCGGCGGACTCCTGGTCGTCGCCGTCACCCTGGCCCTGACGGCCGCGATGCCGGCGCTGCGCCGCTACCGCGTCTGA
- a CDS encoding TetR/AcrR family transcriptional regulator produces MAKQVVPEEKRRRRRPTRGGTVLSEALIVDTALRMLREHGSAGLTARRLGLALDADPSTLYRYFRGMDDLTLAIGDALIGQALHGWRPTGEWSADLRAIGLRVHAVYVAHPQAAALTAGRVTGRANELAADEAILDVLRTAGFPLPETVRIYHAFIDQTLAFAALDAASLALPRASLTADEDMWRSTYARLPRTTHPRIAEAAPLLAARMVASAYPTALDMLLDSAARTLAGEGPRSTCDIES; encoded by the coding sequence GTGGCCAAGCAGGTCGTGCCGGAGGAGAAGCGGCGGCGCCGCCGTCCCACCAGGGGCGGCACCGTGCTGTCCGAAGCGCTGATCGTCGACACCGCCCTGCGCATGCTCCGCGAACACGGCAGCGCCGGTCTCACCGCCCGCCGCCTGGGCCTCGCCCTGGACGCCGACCCGAGCACCCTCTACCGCTACTTCCGGGGCATGGACGATCTGACCCTCGCCATCGGCGACGCCCTCATCGGCCAGGCGCTGCACGGCTGGCGGCCCACGGGTGAGTGGTCGGCGGACCTGCGCGCCATCGGGCTGCGCGTCCACGCGGTGTACGTCGCCCATCCGCAGGCCGCCGCCCTGACCGCCGGCCGTGTCACGGGCCGCGCCAACGAGCTGGCCGCCGACGAGGCCATCCTGGACGTCCTGCGCACGGCCGGTTTCCCGCTGCCGGAGACGGTACGGATCTACCACGCCTTCATCGACCAGACGCTGGCCTTCGCCGCCCTCGACGCCGCCTCCCTGGCCCTGCCGCGCGCCAGCCTCACCGCCGACGAGGACATGTGGCGCTCGACCTACGCCCGGCTGCCCCGCACCACCCACCCCCGCATCGCCGAAGCGGCCCCCCTGCTCGCCGCCCGCATGGTCGCCAGCGCCTATCCGACGGCCCTCGACATGCTGCTGGACAGCGCCGCACGGACGCTCGCCGGAGAAGGCCCCCGCAGTACTTGTGATATTGAAAGCTGA
- a CDS encoding saccharopine dehydrogenase family protein codes for MRVLLVGAGGVGTAITRIAARRSFFDRMVVADYDPARAEAAVAALDAGERFVAERVDAADESAVAELLARHGCDVLLNATDPRFVMPLFRAARAAGVTYLDMAMSLSRPHAERPHEVCGVKLGDEQFAAADEWAKAGALALVGMGVEPGMSDVFARYAADELFDEIEEIGIRDGANLTVDGYDFAPSFSIWTTIEECLNPPVVYESGRGWFTTPPFSEPEVFDFPEGIGPVECVNVEHEEVLLVPRWIDARRVTFKYGLGEEFVQTLRTLHLLGLDRTDPVTVPSAAGPVPVSPRDVVAACLPDPATLGERMHGKTCAGTWVKGTKDGAPREVYLYHVVDNQWSVAEYGSQAVVWQTAVNPVVALELVATGAWSGAGVLGPEAFPARPFLDLLTVYGSPWGMREQ; via the coding sequence ATGCGGGTACTGCTCGTGGGAGCCGGCGGTGTGGGGACCGCGATCACCCGGATCGCCGCCCGGCGCTCCTTCTTCGACCGGATGGTCGTGGCCGACTACGACCCGGCGCGGGCCGAGGCCGCGGTCGCGGCGCTCGACGCCGGGGAGCGGTTCGTGGCGGAGCGGGTCGACGCGGCCGACGAGAGTGCGGTGGCGGAGCTGCTGGCCCGGCACGGGTGCGATGTCCTGCTCAACGCGACCGATCCGCGCTTCGTGATGCCGCTGTTCCGCGCGGCCCGCGCCGCCGGGGTCACCTATCTCGACATGGCGATGTCCCTGTCGCGCCCGCACGCCGAGCGGCCGCACGAGGTGTGCGGGGTCAAGCTCGGCGACGAACAGTTCGCGGCGGCGGACGAGTGGGCGAAGGCGGGCGCGCTGGCCCTGGTCGGCATGGGTGTGGAGCCAGGCATGTCCGATGTGTTCGCCCGGTACGCGGCCGACGAACTCTTCGACGAGATCGAGGAGATCGGCATCCGCGACGGAGCGAACCTCACCGTCGACGGCTACGACTTCGCGCCGTCCTTCAGCATCTGGACGACGATCGAGGAGTGCCTCAACCCGCCGGTCGTCTACGAGTCCGGCCGGGGCTGGTTCACCACACCGCCCTTCAGCGAACCGGAGGTGTTCGACTTCCCCGAGGGCATCGGCCCGGTGGAGTGCGTGAACGTCGAGCACGAGGAGGTGCTGCTCGTGCCGCGCTGGATCGACGCGCGCCGCGTCACCTTCAAGTACGGCCTGGGCGAGGAGTTCGTCCAGACCCTCAGGACGCTCCATCTGCTCGGCCTTGACCGCACCGACCCCGTGACCGTCCCGAGCGCCGCCGGACCCGTCCCGGTGTCGCCCCGGGACGTCGTCGCCGCCTGTCTGCCCGACCCGGCGACACTGGGCGAGCGCATGCACGGCAAGACGTGCGCGGGGACCTGGGTCAAGGGCACGAAGGACGGGGCGCCCCGTGAGGTGTACCTGTACCACGTGGTCGACAACCAGTGGTCCGTGGCGGAGTACGGCTCCCAGGCGGTGGTGTGGCAGACGGCTGTCAATCCGGTCGTCGCCCTGGAACTCGTCGCCACCGGGGCCTGGTCCGGCGCGGGTGTCCTCGGCCCGGAGGCTTTCCCGGCGCGCCCCTTCCTGGATCTGCTGACGGTGTACGGCTCGCCGTGGGGAATGCGCGAGCAGTGA
- a CDS encoding M1 family metallopeptidase codes for MRPPRKYAGSRTAVLRRDAVVATVPVALAALLAAAAPAGAATTGTSGVGDPYFPLSGNGGYHVAHYDLNLRYDPVSRHLDGKAVLTVRATQKLTRFNLDLSGLKVTALTVDRVKAGFRRSGQELIVSPRRALNKNQTFQVAVTYTGVPKAVIDPDGSKDGWIATDDGVFVAGEPQGSMSWFPGNNHPKDKASYDFTITVPQGRTAVANGVLLSQKTAGGKSTFRWRQTEPMAAYLATATVGKFKVEQYTTRGGIKVYNAVDPREASAAAPVLKKLPSVLDWEAKLFGPYPYKAAGSIVDRAPQVGFALETQTRPVYDRAPGLSTLVHENAHQWFGDSVALTTWKDIWLNESFATYTEWLYAEQHGGPSAQKTFDGLYATAKDDDLWSFPPADPGSGANIFGRPVYDRGAMALHKLRKAVGDPAFFKILRTWATEHRGGHGTTAQFTALAEHVSGKDLDQLFRTWIGTKGKPSAP; via the coding sequence GTGAGACCCCCCAGGAAGTACGCAGGCAGCCGCACCGCAGTCCTCCGCCGTGACGCCGTCGTCGCGACAGTGCCCGTCGCTCTCGCGGCCCTGCTGGCCGCCGCCGCACCTGCCGGAGCGGCGACGACGGGCACCTCCGGCGTCGGTGACCCGTACTTCCCGCTGTCCGGAAACGGTGGCTACCACGTCGCCCATTACGACCTGAACCTCCGCTACGACCCCGTGAGCCGCCACCTCGACGGCAAGGCCGTACTCACCGTCCGCGCGACCCAGAAGCTGACCCGCTTCAACCTCGACCTCAGCGGCCTGAAGGTCACCGCCCTCACCGTCGACCGCGTGAAGGCCGGTTTCCGGCGCTCCGGGCAGGAGCTGATCGTCAGCCCGCGCCGCGCCCTGAACAAGAACCAGACGTTCCAGGTCGCCGTCACCTACACCGGTGTCCCCAAGGCCGTCATCGACCCGGACGGCTCGAAGGACGGCTGGATCGCCACCGACGACGGCGTGTTCGTCGCCGGCGAACCGCAGGGCTCCATGAGCTGGTTCCCCGGCAACAACCACCCCAAGGACAAGGCCTCCTACGACTTCACGATCACCGTCCCCCAGGGCCGCACCGCGGTCGCCAACGGTGTCCTCCTGAGCCAGAAGACAGCCGGCGGCAAGTCCACCTTCCGCTGGCGCCAGACCGAGCCGATGGCCGCGTACCTGGCCACGGCCACGGTCGGGAAGTTCAAGGTCGAGCAGTACACCACGCGCGGCGGCATCAAGGTCTACAACGCCGTCGACCCGCGCGAGGCCTCCGCGGCCGCGCCCGTGCTGAAGAAACTGCCGTCCGTCCTGGACTGGGAGGCCAAGCTCTTCGGCCCGTACCCGTACAAGGCCGCCGGATCCATCGTCGACCGCGCCCCGCAGGTCGGCTTCGCGCTGGAGACACAGACCCGTCCCGTCTACGACCGGGCACCCGGCCTGAGCACCCTCGTCCACGAGAACGCCCACCAGTGGTTCGGCGACTCCGTCGCCCTCACCACCTGGAAGGACATCTGGCTCAACGAGAGCTTCGCGACGTACACGGAGTGGCTGTACGCGGAACAGCACGGCGGCCCGAGCGCCCAGAAGACCTTCGACGGCCTGTACGCCACGGCCAAGGACGACGACCTGTGGTCGTTCCCGCCGGCCGACCCGGGCAGCGGCGCCAACATCTTCGGCCGGCCCGTCTACGACCGCGGTGCGATGGCCCTGCACAAGCTCCGCAAGGCGGTCGGTGACCCGGCCTTCTTCAAGATCCTGCGCACCTGGGCCACCGAGCACCGGGGCGGGCACGGTACGACCGCCCAGTTCACCGCCCTCGCCGAGCATGTCTCCGGCAAGGACCTCGACCAGCTGTTCCGGACCTGGATCGGCACCAAGGGCAAGCCCTCCGCGCCGTAG
- a CDS encoding DUF488 domain-containing protein translates to MTVRVRRVYEPPEPDDGVRVLVDRLWPRGLSKDAARIDEWPKALTPSTELRRWHHAQEDTSDGYEEFRRRYEAELAAPEAAEALDALRALAGEGPVTLLTATRSPARSQTSVLVELLTSD, encoded by the coding sequence GTGACCGTCCGCGTCCGTCGTGTCTACGAACCGCCCGAGCCGGACGACGGCGTCCGCGTCCTCGTCGACCGGCTGTGGCCGCGAGGCCTGTCCAAGGACGCGGCGCGGATCGACGAATGGCCGAAGGCACTCACCCCGTCGACCGAGCTGCGCCGCTGGCACCACGCCCAGGAGGACACCTCCGACGGGTACGAGGAGTTCCGGCGCCGGTACGAGGCGGAGCTGGCCGCGCCCGAGGCGGCGGAAGCCCTGGACGCGCTGCGCGCGCTGGCCGGCGAGGGACCGGTGACACTCCTGACCGCCACCAGGTCCCCCGCGCGGAGCCAAACCTCAGTACTGGTCGAACTGCTGACGTCCGATTGA